A stretch of Porites lutea chromosome 5, jaPorLute2.1, whole genome shotgun sequence DNA encodes these proteins:
- the LOC140937231 gene encoding uncharacterized protein, with amino-acid sequence MPDWVVSKLVRLTFHFFWGGKRDLVRRSVVIQPPDQGGFSVVDVQLKVSSLLVQWVRRFVSSYANWSHFLTFWFFSVFNCSVLDVFSRPFAFSPLALPPFYQSLLLSWRSVNGSFSVSRSCLVMGSSSSEHALPAVSMSAKSCYLYLLYASLSPPHCVAKFRPGFGDLYWPTTWKSLSLFPLDRPVTDLNWKIAHGVLYTVDRLISFGYAFDPACFCSSPVETAPHLFYECPLAQSVLSWLQSLMFKCSPLLPSISLRHVLFGFSPDELVSVPRVFVYLLNVCKFCIWLARNDFRFRDTRPGAIVVIGQVKARVAFYLPLYFKRFRSARRKRYFLRQWCANGTLGSVGEAGLSISL; translated from the coding sequence ATGCCTGATTGGGTTGTTTCGAAATTGGTTCGGCTGACCTTCCACTTTTTTTGGGGTGGTAAGCGCGATCTTGTCCGTCGATCTGTTGTTATTCAGCCCCCTGATCAGGGTGGTTTCTCAGTGGTGGATGTACAGCTGAAGGTCTCATCTCTTCTCGTTCAATGGGTGAGACGTTTTGTCTCATCCTATGCTAACTGGTCCCACTTTCTTACTTTCtggtttttctctgttttcaacTGCTCTGTGCTTGATGTTTTTTCGCGTCCTTTTGCATTCAGTCCCCTCGCCCTGCCTCCGTTTTATCAGTCACTTTTGCTGTCTTGGCGCAGTGTCAATGGTTCTTTCTCGGTTTCTCGCTCCTGTCTGGTTATGGGCTCTTCGTCATCTGAGCATGCTTTGCCAGCAGTGAGCATGTCTGCTAAATCTTGTTACTTGTACCTGTTGTATGCTAGTCTTTCCCCACCACACTGTGTTGCTAAATTTCGTCCCGGATTTGGTGACCTATACTGGCCGACCACCTGGAAGTCGTTATCTCTCTTTCCGTTGGACCGCCCTGTCACTGACCTTAATTGGAAGATCGCGCATGGGGTGTTGTACACCGTGGACCGCCTTATCTCCTTTGGTTATGCCTTTGACCCAGCTTGTTTTTGTTCTTCGCCTGTTGAGACCGCTCCCCATTTGTTCTACGAGTGTCCCCTGGCGCAAAGTGTCCTCTCCTGGCTCCAGTCTCTGATGTTTAAGTGTAGCCCTTTGTTGCCTTCCATATCGTTGCGTCATGTTCTTTTTGGTTTCTCCCCGGATGAGCTGGTCTCTGTTCCGAGGGTCTTTGTCTATCTCTTGAATGTCTGTAAGTTTTGTATTTGGTTAGCTCGGAACGACTTTCGTTTTCGGGACACTCGTCCTGGGGCCATTGTTGTTATTGGTCAAGTAAAGGCCCGGGTGGCCTTCTACTTGCCGCTTTATTTTAAACGCTTCCGCTCTGCTCGTCGCAAACGTTACTTCTTGCGCCAGTGGTGTGCCAATGGTACCTTGGGCTCGGTTGGTGAGGCTGGCCTCTCAATCTCGTTGTAA